TagttttctgaaatatatttgtGATTTGTATACATGGAATTCCTTCAAACGCACATCAATGTATTCAGTATTctcatattacaaaataatatgccCTTGTGAAGAGGTATTGATAGTGGCGTCGTGTGTTTAGGAGGAAAATTTCATTCTTTTAGAACAAACAAATGTGAGATTTCTTTAATAGGGCATATCCAGGCGTTTCCTGCCAGCACGGAAAACATTCTTTTAGGAATTCACAAGGGATTAAAAGTGTCATCAAGAAATGATAATGTTCAAAATCGATACCAATCCGtcagggcagataactgtaaaTTTTGTACAcgttatataatacaaatatatactaaCCCATGGTTACAAAACAGTAGCCCCTGGTCCATCTGGTTTTGTCCGCGTCAGTCGGTGTCATAGGCATTTTCAGTGAGTCGGCCACGGGATCAGTACCATTCTGGATGTAGAGAGAATTACCAGTTCCCTCAGCGGTAAACTGTTGAGATGTTCTTCCATGGCTGCAGATGGTGGCTTTGAAATGGAGAAAATATAATGTCTCTATgtaaattgtttgaatcatttcATGATGAGGAAGAGGGGGTGTACAGGCATGTTACCTATTGTCTTATTTTAATTCTCTTTAACATCTGGAATGAAATGAAAGGACTATGTATTGCTTCGGCCTCAAATCCATCAAATTTCTATCTTTGTTATTTAgtgattattttgatgtattttaggTATCTAGTACGCCCAttatttaattgtatatatactgtatattttgtaattaaaaaaactgaatcaaaatgtcaattttgttCTGTCATTTTTCAGGTAaagattaaaaacaatataaacatgtaaactCTGGATATTTAGTTAACTTACCTGGGTCGGTGAAGTAAGCGGTGAGAAAGTACATGTTACCAATAGGAACGAACGGGTGGTTTACCTGCTTGGTGGGAGGGAACCCAGCGCTTTCGTTTTTGGGAACCTGTCAACCGTAATTATCATCACTATATTGGATCGTGTTATAAGCAAATCCGATATTACTCTGCAAGGATTTTTATTGTTATTCCAATGGAgatgaataaaataattttatggtTATTCACATTTACAAGTAGTAACTCAACAGGAGTATAGGTTAATATAAGCCCACTCTCACAGAACATTTATTATTAAAACACTCAATGATactcaaatatcatatatgaaaaaaaacttgCATATTAACTACTTGTTTCGTTCATTTTGAAACTAAAAAGCCAATGTTGGGTTAACAAAGTATTTTTGATCAATAGCTAGGTTTTTTTTAGCTTACCATAGGTCTTCATTTTGGAAAACGAATGAGGCTTTATCGGGTCAAGCAAATAACAGAAATgcttttatatgatatttattttatatattaaatatatttttatgcacAAAAAGCAGTGAATAAAACTGCCAATATTTGTTCGCTAAAATATGTCCGTATTGGCTTAAGTTTAAGGaaacttaacttaaaattatgaaaaaggTTTAAGAAGAAATCTTAATTTAAGGATTATCATTAACCAATTTTATGTCTTAATCTCTGGAGTATTCTAAGTTAAGGAATTTCTATAAGTGATGAACCGTGATACTTGCCCTTACACAACAAGTGACTGTTCATTTGTGACGTTTCGATGACTAATACGATGTGTAttctgtcaccttcatcagacaaaaacACTTTCTTAGCATGATTGTATGTGACTCAGGTTTTGCCTGTTTGTTGAAGTTTTGTATTTACTAATAAGGTCGCccaatttgtttgaaatttcaaagcacgtgtaaaatgtcataaatattttaatataacttAAATGGACAATTTTGGATGTAGTTATCACTTTAACGATATCAATTACACATTGCAGTTGGCATCAACAGTAATACAGTGAAAATATAATTCAACGATGCATACcacaattatataatgtaattaccCCTATTTGAATTCCAGCGATGTATCCATTTCTATCATACAACAACACTAAAGCATAGTCACGTCCTTTCACGTATCGCTGTCCTGCTATACCATGAGCTATATATAATGGAGACAAAAATGATGGTTTAGTAAATAAACTAACTAAGATTAAGACCGGAAAGAAACGAATCAGgtgtttcaaaatataaagCGTCTTCGAGATGATTAactgaattaaattataaagcaaagattattttttccattacacatgaagattaatttatatataattatcaaacattagaattgtataacataaaattatattcaattaATTGCAAATTAATGAATTTGGAATTTCGAAACATGGAATTTCTTTTAAATGATTAGATAaggaaaatattgttttaaaatcatttgcTGAAATTATATTCTCAACGTTGTAACCATCAGTGAATTTCAAAAGATCCTAAATATTATATTGTCTGctgatattttgtaaaattacgGTATTTAAGTTGATTATAATAATGGATGAATttaagatgctacaccgctgatgAATTGTATTTTCTCTATCACAAAGTAACaaacgaattagtatttttcttcggttcaAAAGAAACTTACTtttcaccattaccatcattgaaaagtttgaactaattttacttcaagatcaaattattaaaaatgatttatgcTCCAAAAAATAACTCCATAACACTCCTCcctatattgaatgaattactgattgcgcatccTCCATAATCAAAATgagttattttgtatatttttatgttaatttcacatacatttaattgaataaataccaattattgttcaaatgattagtatcgtttatgctgtgtcggcggtggagcatcttcagcAGAAATCTCTGggattatttcataaaatttctgAAACAATGAGCACATATTaacataattgtatatgtacTGTAAGGTATATATGTGAGAATTCTTACCGCCACAACCCGTCTCCAACACGAATCCTTGAGCCTTCGCATCGTCGACAGTTCGCGGCATGGCATTGAATCCATATGTACCAAATGGGTTGGGTGACCAAGTCACTATTAAGAATGGGAGAAACCGAAATTGATCACACATTAATTTAATAATGATAACGACCACAATGTTATTGACAATAAGACATATTTTTATTCTGTAGCTAATCATTTACTCATTAGTATTACGTTGACTAACAATCATAATTATGTTGATTAATGTCTATCACTTACCTGAACCAACAACTTTCGCAATAAATTAACAGACCATCACTTGctttaaaaaatcataacaCGTTTGATTTAGGGGTGTTCCTTATAAACTTCAGATAACCAACGTTACAGCTTTAACTATAAAATTAGTCCACTATTGTGTAAACTAACGCTATGCATAACCCATTACGATAAAACAACTAGCAACAGTGAGGTCGATAGCCGAACATAATTAAACGAAACCATTAAAAGTTAATCATACCTGTAATCACTTTATTTGATAAGCATAGCCTTGACTTTACTTACCTCTTAAATTGTTCCAGTCTGGATctgaaatatgtaaatgaaaatgatatgTGTATTAGTCGGAGAAACTTtgttaaattaaacaaatataaacaaaaagagGGGAAACGACAGTTTTGTTTGCCATTTTCAATATCAGGAATTTAATCTCTTCAATGCAGTCCTTATGACTCTTAGAATACCTTGGTATCAGGAGAAATATGAAGAGCATTTTTTTAGGTTTACGTATGCGATACAGAAGCAAATTATTCAGTTTTTGCAtattaagttacatgtatctgtccACGCAGGTtgttattgattgtgacgtcatctgctTACTGACGCAAAGTCATATATTTCAGGGAAGCCGACGTGAGTTTCGCTCacatgaaatgacgtcacaatcggtACCTTCCCACAAGGGAGAAAAATCTGTAttgtgcaaagacggaatatgtatTTCGTGCATATACTGTTAACCAATATGATCGCAACGATTTTATGGCGAGagttatattgaaaaaaacatattcgCGGTCAATTCGCGGTAACAAATTTTCGCGATTCAACCCCAGCCACTAAATTAGTGATACTAAATCGCAGGCGAAAATTAAGTTGGTTTCCAGTACCATTAAACGACTATGTTTCTCATCAACGAGTCAAAGTACATTGTTTCATAAACAGATAAGATCAACAACATTGCTTTGCTactctgtacattatatatgtgtCTCTCCAAGCATTAAACGGATACCTCCAATGTGAGGCAAGTTTAGACGATTCTTTATCTTTAAATCTGATAATTCAAGTTAATGTCTGGCGTAACACTAAGTGGTAAGCTCGGGTAAGCATTATCATTGCCTTGCGCAAGCAGTAAATAAATTCGACTAAAccttcaaaaatatatatatatatatatgcccgtaaatatcatttaatttcTGGACCCATAACTGCGTTGTAATTTTCTGTGGAAGTATCAACACATTATTTTACTTTGCAACAAAACTTAAAATACTTCATTTTAACTTGGAATATGAGCTTGTAAAATATAATCGATAATCCATCAGGAAAATCCCTACATGTCATAATCAGTCCACTGCGTCATTAAGACCTTAAAATTACGTCCACAAATTCATCATCTTCTACAATTTGTCTCCATTTATTCTAAGTAGTGACCATAATTTTATGATTGTATTATGCAATTTTGTCatagaaaatacaatatgcatttTTTTGTCATTGAAGATACCATGCTGAAACATAAATGTACGTCGATTTTTCCTCTAGAAAAATATAATCTAACCCATATACTTAATATAGATCAAAGACCTTTACAAGCCTTCGATatgtctataaatatatatataaacatatttgaaagtgcataTGCTTTAAtcagatgtttgagtcagtgattatacttaagttatgatcaaccgctgctgatgtatATCGTAACAGCTTCGAATActtttgcagattcatgcataaaataactaGCCATACGATAACGGTAATCTAtcaccatgatgatttctagtaaaagcgaagtatcttgaaacatgtatcggcgaatttcgctaaaaatatattgcaaaattgaaaaatattcgattttatttttagaatttcacaaatattttattcgaataaccggaggtcatgtaaaagtctattcaaaatagaaaattgaaaaacaaagataaagaaggaaaaaatcgggaccgcagaattaaaaaaaaataaccgaaatattcaaataaccgttattcgattatctgccatggagtcctctgtatataaaactgaaatccaacccatATACTTAATGTAGATCTATTATGAAAGTTCAGCCCacgatattttgataattggaaaaaaaaccacATAAATACAAACATATGTCTACAATAGAACCAATCTGTCTACCaatctttttaaaaatttctaaaCAGGACATTCTCTATTCCTTAACAATTCGAACAACTTACCGCCAAACAGAAACGCATTGCCAGCTGCTACCAGACTCACCAGCACGAACGCTTCAAGGGATATCATCG
This genomic window from Argopecten irradians isolate NY chromosome 11, Ai_NY, whole genome shotgun sequence contains:
- the LOC138335316 gene encoding uncharacterized protein, whose product is MISLEAFVLVSLVAAGNAFLFGDPDWNNLRVTWSPNPFGTYGFNAMPRTVDDAKAQGFVLETGCGAHGIAGQRYVKGRDYALVLLYDRNGYIAGIQIGVPKNESAGFPPTKQVNHPFVPIGNMYFLTAYFTDPATICSHGRTSQQFTAEGTGNSLYIQNGTDPVADSLKMPMTPTDADKTRWTRGYCFVTMGLHYWYDVSTDMSCDDFFPVFLLYNHGKLNAFGWAIGTAMSSPHMEHPTSDVIKQFVQPVPTCLVQKPHLSTMHIYMTNLPLADTC